The Jaculus jaculus isolate mJacJac1 chromosome 14, mJacJac1.mat.Y.cur, whole genome shotgun sequence nucleotide sequence aaaaaaacccaactCTGCCAACCGGAAATGCTGCCGTGTGCGCCTTAGCACTGGCCAAGAGGCGGTCTGCTTCATCCCTGGTGAAGGCCACACACTACAAGAGCACCACGTGGTTCTTGTAGAGGGTGGTCGAACGCAGGACCTGCCTGGGGTCAAGCTTAAGGTTGTGCGGGGCAAGTATGACTGTGGTCATGTGCAAAAGAAGAAGTGACCATTGAGAACAGTTACTTGGCACCTCAGAAGCCAGCTCTTCTTGCTCCAGGATTAGCcagtcctgggttcaaatcccatttATCATCATGACCACCATTAATCCACAGGGGTTCTGCTAGTGAGTTGGAAAGAGGCACCCCTCTGCCAACACTTTTGCCTTCTGTGTTGGTTGGCAGAAGGGATCTCTTACGGGACATGACAGCTGGACAGTGATTGTAATAAACAGATCCTCAAGTTCTGGTGTGATTCCCATTGTtcagtaacccccccccccacaaatgcCACCCTCTTTGGGCTTTGGTTAACTCTTCCAGAAATAGTTGGTGGAGTGACCTCTTTTGCTGAAGATTAAACTACATATCCTGTGTGCATATTGCACATGCAAGCTGGTGTTTGGATCTTTGTAGTTTTATGCATAGCATTAAAACCCCATAGTCAAGAATTCTCCTAGTCATGCCCATGTGCAAATTGGCAGTAATTGTACTATTGACACTGAAAGGGTGTTGAAAAGGTTTGGTGGGCTGgggtggtgatacatgcctgtaatcacccaaccttgaaaaatcaaatatacatatattttaaatttttagtttttgttgttgttagagaaagagacatataaaGAGAAAGGGTGCaacaggccttccagccactgcaaacaaaccccagatgcatttgccaccttgtgcatctgttttacataggttctggggaatagatttgactttgcagtcaaaacaccttaactattaagccatctctccagccctaaaacctctcacatttttttgtttctttgttttcgtGTTTTAGCTGTAGGGtctagttctagcccaggctgacctggaattcactatgtagtcacaggttggcctcaaatttatagcaatcctccttcctcccaagtgctgtgattaaaggtgtaccccactatgcccagcccatcttttatctattatttatttacaagcagagagaaatgtgcacatacacaatggtcacacagggcctccagccactgcaaatgaattccagagacgtgccactttgtatatctagctttacatgggtactggagaatcaaaaccaaatccttaggctttgcaggcaagtgctttaaccactaagccatctctccagcctgtcctcCCATCTTTGGTTAGATTCCAACCTTGAGTCTCCCATGTACCTATACCCACAAGAATTGAGGTGGCTGAGGAAGAACACAAGCCCTTTGACCAGTCTTAACTAGTTTGGGAACTTGACCCTCCAGTGGTCCCTTACCCCCTTTCTGCCTTCCAATCAAAGTTACATTTCTctctaccttctaagtgctgggattataggcatgcctcACCTCATAGGCTGTCTTCCTCTCGGGTTATTTCATACCTCCTCTGTGGTCCTTCATATCCACccccatttgtgtttttttttaaatttcttttcaaatttttattaacttccatgattataaaagatatcctatgtaataccctccctccccacctttcccctttgaaactcaattctccatcatatcccctccccatcttaaacagtcttttattttgatgtcatgatcttttcctcctattatgatggtcttgtgtaggtagtgtgaggtcatggatatctaggccattttgtgtctgcagggagcacattgtaaggagtcctacccttcttttggctcttacattctttccgccacctcttctgcagtggaccctgagccttggaaggtgtgatagagatatttcagtgctgagcactcctgtcacttctttccagcaccatgatgccttctgagtggtcccctggtcactgccatctgaaaagagaagattctctaccaaaagtgagagtagcattaatataagggtatgaacattaagagaagtgcttactgggcagtttgataagcatagtatatacatttagccaggcaaagggctcatgactacccctgttttaagttttcagtatcagggttgtattcccttcccatggagcgggcctccagtccaattagagggcagttggcttcccccataacagactatcagtattgcacctgttggctcatttggcctggctggccaaattataaggcttgcagtgtccactgatgagtatctttgctggtgatttctctttctcccattgaactacatgcagaatggcttcttccagctttctgtcagctggtctacatggaggaggttatcagctcagatccagcaagatttctcagtggtcttgcagcccaagtatatggagtcttcagcaatagggtcttaccatctattctttaTCCAACCTCATTTGTGCTTGGGGTGGGACTCATGACATGCTATGTCAGTACTTCATCACTAAACCATGCTACTGCTGAGACATGTCCCTAGGATCGTCCACCTCTTTATCCTCACAGAGAAAATAAGACAATAGTGATTGAATTTTCATAGCCCTTAGCATTCCACACCTatctccacactgctttccaacTGTGATCTGCTTCCACCACTCCTCCCAAtcactttctcctttctgctGTTCCCTGACATCTGGGTTCTCCCCATCGGGCCACCACAATGTcacctcatttaaaaaatcacCCTTTCTCTGTTCCTCCACTCCCTCCAGCTTCTGCCACgtttctccttccctctgcaTGCATGCGTGGGTGTGAGTGCCCTATGCATATAAGCCATcccaaggccagaggagaacatcaggtgttctTAGCATGTTGCTCATCTTTGTATCCTTGAGAGTCTTTCACTGGCCCTAGAGCTGCTAGATTTTTGTACCTCCTACCCtcatcagactggctgaccagtggtCCAGTGCTTCTTGAGTCTTTGCTCTCCATAggactggtattacaggtgtgcataacttcacccagctgtttacatgggtgctgagcacTCAAACTCAGTGCAGGTCAGGCCCTCTGAAGTTCTGCTTGTGTGGTAAGCATTCtcacccactgaaccatcacccAACCTCTCTAAACAGTGTCATATAACttaggctggatttgaacttaTGCTCatatctggccttgaactcctgatcctactATCTCCatttccagagtgctgagattacaggtacgtgccgccacacccagcgtCTTCCCCTCTTCATAATAAAActaaccccctcccccaaattaCCCATGCTCAGGAGGgcttggtagtgcatgcctgtctgtcccagcacttaggacatGGAGATGGGATGATCTCAAGTTcattgccagcctgggctacacagtaacactgtctcaaaaagtcaaGGACTTCCTTTGTTCTCTCtcgacctttttttcttttcttttcttttttcttttttttttttttttgattgagacATTCTCAAGGAGCCCTGATTGGCTTCTATCTcatcatgtagccaaggatgatacTGAACTCCTGAGTATCCTTCAATCTCTTCAGttctggattacaggtgtgcaccaccacacttttttttttttttttttgcctgtgtgttATTGTGCATGAATGTGTAGGTGGATGTGTGTGCTtatgggtgtggaggccagagcataAAGTCAGGaatacatttctttttgaaacaaggtatCTTATAGGCCTGGAGCCCATCaattagactggctagccagcaagatttagggatcctcttgtcttatCCTCTTcagtgttctgggattacaggcacatgtcactCTGCCTGGTatgttatgtgggttctaagggtcaaactcgggtccttcttgcaaggcaagcacactTTACTGGGCTATCTCCCTAGACCCTTGaaccttttttgtttattgtttttgtttttcaaggtatggtctcactctagcccaggctgacctggaaatcactagtctcaggctgtcctcggactcaaataaaatattctattttgggcggaagagatggc carries:
- the Mrps12 gene encoding 28S ribosomal protein S12, mitochondrial; the encoded protein is MPWPGLLRGLDTSLNRGLALLPHLWATRFMATLNQMHRLGPRKQPPRRLGPTEGRPQIKGVVLRTFIRKPKKPNSANRKCCRVRLSTGQEAVCFIPGEGHTLQEHHVVLVEGGRTQDLPGVKLKVVRGKYDCGHVQKKK